A part of Vallitalea pronyensis genomic DNA contains:
- a CDS encoding ATPase, T2SS/T4P/T4SS family produces the protein MPTINTFTKREQTKHIERDLVNKNELSLIEEIRHKIVTEHALLIHRISEGADKEPLLKEIKKMIDTYPYGDKERIFQEINNFMYGYGILQDLITDDTISDIDFTRYNYCTIKRNGVKEEGNISFINTKEFQDFAMLMIARNGGIIDENNTHCRVSDEKYRLRINVSIPPRNVTGASMITRKHPIHPYNLDDLVKLNMLTEKQKEFLICNEKNLSLNLIICGKGASGKTTLLRAILMEAYPMNTYLVCEKDTELYMNDYDNFVIQRIKKKELGGVKVELEDLVREGLTMSVDCMVVGEIVDSEAYSLIKAGSTDHKIRATLHSKGAEAAINRLITLMESADKKIPIHTLKAITSQAVDIIIYMSDFKVQQIVKVQGYNREKDTFEFVDITEGGAEHAK, from the coding sequence ATGCCTACAATCAATACGTTTACAAAAAGAGAACAGACAAAACACATTGAGAGAGACCTAGTTAATAAGAATGAACTATCACTAATTGAGGAAATAAGACATAAAATTGTTACAGAACATGCGCTACTCATCCACAGAATCTCCGAAGGGGCTGACAAAGAACCCCTTCTAAAAGAGATTAAAAAAATGATTGATACGTATCCTTATGGCGATAAGGAGCGTATATTTCAGGAAATCAATAACTTTATGTATGGGTATGGTATTCTTCAAGACTTAATAACTGATGATACCATCTCGGATATTGATTTTACCCGGTATAACTATTGTACCATAAAAAGAAATGGTGTAAAAGAAGAAGGAAATATCTCCTTTATAAACACAAAAGAGTTTCAAGATTTCGCAATGTTAATGATTGCTCGAAATGGTGGAATAATTGATGAGAACAATACCCATTGTCGAGTATCCGATGAGAAATATAGATTGCGTATCAATGTATCCATACCACCTCGAAATGTAACAGGTGCATCTATGATAACGAGAAAGCATCCGATACACCCATATAACCTTGATGATTTAGTAAAACTTAATATGCTCACAGAAAAACAGAAAGAATTTCTGATATGTAATGAAAAAAATCTATCGCTGAATCTTATTATATGTGGCAAAGGTGCATCAGGGAAAACAACGCTACTACGAGCCATATTAATGGAGGCATACCCAATGAATACATACCTGGTATGTGAAAAAGATACGGAGTTGTATATGAATGATTATGATAACTTTGTCATTCAAAGAATTAAAAAGAAGGAGTTAGGCGGCGTAAAAGTTGAACTAGAAGATCTTGTAAGAGAAGGTCTAACCATGTCAGTGGATTGCATGGTTGTAGGAGAAATCGTTGATAGTGAAGCATACAGTCTTATTAAAGCAGGGTCAACGGACCACAAGATAAGGGCAACCTTGCACAGTAAAGGTGCTGAAGCTGCAATCAACAGATTAATAACACTTATGGAATCTGCGGATAAAAAAATACCTATACATACCCTAAAGGCAATCACGAGCCAAGCTGTAGATATAATCATTTATATGAGCGATTTTAAAGTACAACAAATTGTTAAGGTACAGGGGTATAACCGGGAAAAAGACACATTTGAATTTGTGGACATTACAGAAGGTGGGGCGGAACATGCTAAATGA
- a CDS encoding response regulator encodes MKRKIAIATAIERLNETLIEKINNKYTCEIVLYRGYLIEHAFDIVILSSRLDGEEDLETTFLELIKQGKRIIFLTTSDNEEEKRLCIKYGVFDIIFDSLKPSDIIHLIENPKSVKEMSHVIETLREKPDDNNESKTNSLKVEIVDESINQPKSEPTKKNIVHKINKLTKKNSLLDVDSNELNGKENNTLDKMNLYKEGKKEPKEDIERPVVTIIKDKIIGTLVIAVTGSMQRIGTTHTCISIASYLKSLNQSVGVVEMHESDNFSILRNAYEDVIEKEKGFLLNGFHFYSYEDSINFFEILHNDFNYIVLDMGDFKTCNKTEFLRANIRIVVSGVKDWEIPNLDQYLKEKDLKNKSKYYFTFSNKELFKFVKYNLSGLECYMAPFTPDPFTVDENEVFSSMLKDVIPTNTMKKKKRLFNIWKGGIGK; translated from the coding sequence ATGAAAAGAAAAATTGCTATAGCTACAGCAATTGAAAGGCTTAATGAAACATTGATAGAAAAAATTAACAATAAGTATACTTGTGAAATCGTACTATATCGGGGATACCTTATAGAACACGCATTTGATATTGTTATATTAAGTAGCCGATTAGATGGTGAGGAAGATTTAGAAACAACTTTTCTGGAACTAATAAAGCAAGGGAAAAGGATAATATTTTTAACCACATCTGATAACGAAGAGGAAAAGAGATTATGTATAAAATATGGTGTATTTGATATTATATTTGATTCATTAAAGCCTTCAGATATTATTCATTTAATTGAAAATCCAAAATCTGTAAAAGAGATGTCACATGTTATTGAAACTTTAAGAGAAAAGCCAGATGACAATAATGAAAGTAAAACCAATAGCTTGAAAGTTGAAATAGTGGATGAAAGTATCAATCAACCTAAAAGTGAGCCTACTAAGAAGAATATCGTTCATAAAATAAATAAACTCACAAAGAAAAATTCCTTACTTGATGTTGATAGCAATGAGTTAAATGGGAAAGAAAATAATACATTAGATAAAATGAACCTTTATAAAGAAGGAAAGAAGGAACCAAAAGAAGATATAGAAAGACCTGTTGTAACCATTATTAAAGATAAAATAATAGGTACATTGGTAATAGCAGTAACAGGCTCAATGCAGCGCATTGGGACAACCCATACATGTATTTCTATAGCAAGTTACTTAAAAAGTTTAAATCAAAGTGTGGGCGTTGTAGAAATGCACGAGAGTGATAATTTTTCAATATTAAGAAATGCTTATGAAGATGTTATAGAAAAGGAGAAAGGTTTTTTATTAAATGGCTTTCATTTCTATAGTTATGAGGACAGCATAAACTTTTTTGAAATATTACATAATGATTTTAATTACATCGTATTGGATATGGGTGATTTTAAAACGTGTAATAAAACTGAATTTCTCAGAGCAAATATAAGGATAGTCGTTAGCGGGGTAAAAGATTGGGAAATACCTAATTTGGACCAGTACCTAAAAGAGAAAGATTTAAAGAATAAATCGAAGTATTACTTCACTTTTTCAAACAAGGAACTTTTTAAGTTTGTGAAATACAACTTAAGTGGTTTGGAGTGCTATATGGCTCCTTTTACACCAGATCCATTCACAGTTGATGAAAACGAAGTATTTTCTTCGATGCTAAAAGATGTCATACCGACTAACACTATGAAGAAAAAGAAAAGGCTATTCAATATATGGAAGGGGGGGATAGGAAAATGA
- a CDS encoding pilus assembly FimT family protein, with protein sequence MSQLTKLCIKVKCTLKDKVSMFLEDERGVSFIGMLIALAIVVLVGAYVALPGFRTFMSDLMTDLGTWYTTNIKDKIFPTA encoded by the coding sequence ATGAGTCAATTAACAAAATTATGTATTAAGGTAAAATGCACACTAAAGGATAAGGTTAGCATGTTCCTAGAAGATGAAAGAGGGGTATCATTCATCGGTATGTTAATCGCATTAGCTATCGTTGTGCTAGTTGGTGCCTACGTAGCTTTGCCTGGATTTAGAACTTTTATGAGTGATCTAATGACTGATTTAGGCACTTGGTATACAACTAATATAAAAGATAAAATTTTTCCAACAGCATAA
- a CDS encoding SAF domain-containing protein gives MLRQIKLNKILIFIIILLAALGGIVYLIKSTVPMELEKTVYVFSKSLERNTKITDEYISEKKFRLLNVPSGAITDKSMVINNYTSRSVEKGEVISKNSYAEEKKESTYMAKQGHVLVTIKFDSPDRANGFNVDKNQKIRLIYSPSSGLAETVPEHFKITKVIDAEIIEIQDINLFTEGELDYMDAKAMYITFEVTETDAIFIVEVKDKGRIEIIS, from the coding sequence ATGTTAAGGCAGATAAAACTTAATAAGATTCTCATCTTTATTATCATACTTCTTGCAGCTCTTGGAGGCATTGTTTATCTTATTAAGAGTACTGTACCAATGGAGCTAGAAAAAACAGTATATGTATTCAGTAAAAGCCTTGAAAGAAATACAAAAATAACAGATGAGTATATCTCGGAGAAAAAATTTCGATTATTAAACGTTCCTAGTGGAGCTATAACAGATAAAAGTATGGTGATAAATAACTATACATCACGTTCTGTTGAAAAGGGTGAAGTAATAAGTAAAAACAGTTATGCGGAAGAAAAAAAAGAGAGTACATACATGGCAAAACAAGGACATGTTCTTGTAACGATCAAGTTTGATAGTCCAGACAGGGCTAACGGATTTAATGTAGATAAGAACCAGAAAATAAGATTAATTTATTCACCATCTAGTGGACTAGCAGAAACAGTTCCAGAGCACTTTAAAATAACGAAAGTTATAGATGCTGAGATTATTGAAATACAAGATATTAATCTCTTTACAGAAGGTGAATTAGATTATATGGATGCAAAAGCAATGTATATAACATTTGAAGTCACAGAAACAGATGCTATTTTCATTGTTGAAGTAAAGGACAAAGGTCGAATAGAAATTATAAGTTAG
- a CDS encoding M23 family metallopeptidase — translation MEQFIKRKIQMFLLKKSPYLLLIVLFIVIIIGIAEMISKIPFVGGSLNQEKIKEVQAEIGDQIGIINYDKVKKYIEIEENSYPKNQNANILVYEETLTEIAHRDDNFLLAKANHDKTENVLFRIGDTTRVYRLWWQFLAGVDVIATTSNDIKDMSVMNVVKKKLSPIFEYTFNMNNLSDFEYYQTQYSSVYTHKKTYKNGVFEGSERHQINTTKKIPLPYLKSVSTMFENKTFSYNKTIIETSEWHLTDQKAEVRYEYEQSEDGNYVYVNGNYERRTSANKNSEQGGYIEDDKGAYVKVSSYYISYNQKYHKGKQRYSYEEPTLRERYNRIKITEELYIYNRTKTEGYNIVNSSSQNTRYDEFIATHNLEDKLVEKDKELILHTGALFPESYEFSYNANTYLGHNSKLIVNGGYEGTGSYKVTDEQTKFILPIKFSENVNEKKINISSHFGPGTLTMNGITKHRFHHGTDFPIIVGTPIIAASKGKILRTGNGKIAGNYVVIKHDDGFITKYFHLNLIMCKKDQEIDTGEIIGLSGNTGYSTGPHLHFEVINPQGNHENAMIYLPLVKDD, via the coding sequence ATGGAACAATTCATAAAAAGAAAAATTCAAATGTTTCTCCTAAAGAAATCGCCATACCTATTATTAATTGTATTATTTATCGTTATTATTATAGGCATTGCTGAAATGATATCAAAAATACCTTTCGTAGGTGGATCACTAAACCAAGAGAAGATAAAAGAAGTGCAAGCAGAAATTGGAGATCAGATAGGCATAATAAATTATGATAAGGTAAAAAAATACATTGAAATTGAAGAAAACTCATACCCCAAAAATCAAAATGCCAATATCTTAGTATATGAAGAAACACTAACAGAAATAGCTCATAGAGATGATAATTTTTTATTAGCTAAAGCTAACCACGATAAAACGGAAAACGTTCTGTTTAGAATAGGTGATACAACAAGAGTTTATAGGTTATGGTGGCAATTTCTTGCAGGCGTAGATGTCATTGCGACAACATCTAATGACATAAAAGATATGTCTGTCATGAACGTCGTTAAAAAAAAGCTAAGTCCCATTTTTGAGTATACGTTTAATATGAATAACCTAAGTGATTTTGAATATTATCAAACACAATATTCATCAGTCTATACCCATAAAAAAACGTATAAAAACGGTGTATTTGAAGGTTCAGAAAGGCATCAAATTAATACAACTAAAAAAATTCCGTTACCTTACTTAAAAAGTGTTAGCACCATGTTTGAAAATAAAACGTTCAGTTATAATAAGACAATTATTGAAACAAGTGAATGGCACTTAACGGACCAAAAGGCAGAAGTTAGGTATGAGTATGAACAAAGTGAGGATGGTAATTATGTGTATGTTAATGGAAACTATGAAAGAAGAACATCTGCAAATAAAAATTCGGAACAAGGTGGATATATCGAAGACGACAAGGGAGCTTATGTAAAAGTATCATCCTACTATATCTCTTATAATCAAAAGTATCATAAAGGAAAACAAAGATACAGTTATGAAGAACCAACTTTAAGAGAGCGTTACAATAGGATTAAAATTACGGAAGAACTTTATATCTATAACAGAACCAAAACAGAAGGCTACAATATTGTCAATAGTAGTTCCCAAAATACAAGATATGATGAATTTATAGCCACACACAACTTAGAAGATAAGTTAGTAGAAAAGGATAAGGAATTAATTTTACATACAGGAGCTTTATTCCCTGAATCCTACGAGTTTAGTTACAACGCCAATACCTACTTAGGTCATAATTCAAAACTCATTGTTAATGGTGGTTATGAAGGTACAGGAAGTTATAAGGTAACAGATGAACAAACAAAGTTTATTTTACCCATTAAATTCAGTGAAAACGTGAATGAGAAAAAAATTAATATATCTTCTCATTTTGGGCCAGGTACATTGACTATGAATGGGATAACAAAACATAGGTTCCATCATGGAACAGATTTTCCTATTATAGTAGGGACACCTATCATAGCAGCTAGCAAAGGGAAAATCCTACGGACAGGAAATGGAAAGATCGCTGGTAATTATGTTGTCATAAAACACGATGATGGATTTATAACCAAGTATTTTCACTTGAATTTGATTATGTGTAAGAAAGACCAGGAGATTGATACAGGAGAAATAATTGGCTTATCAGGAAATACAGGTTATTCAACTGGACCACATTTGCATTTTGAAGTTATCAATCCACAAGGTAATCATGAAAACGCAATGATTTATTTACCATTAGTAAAGGATGATTAG
- a CDS encoding type II secretion system F family protein — protein MLNELIELYAIATLSWPIFILFIIILVTTILIVGIVTLKLPIGSTLSTTVKSIKGGFKKLDRKANRNLIRIVQSQMKDDYTLKLNFLENMDLTLVQRSNIKKYVPFVNIYTLLILQGIIFVNIFPRVYSIFHSVITAILIGVLICFLPVAILDGMGRYNSNRIRLLTTDFLSVLHSFLEIRSDLLYAMEKSIDNIPEPLKSFVIECVVQIKNGVDIEVALDLLSYKVNIRQFYSVVLNLKQAVKSKGDVLELVRRLEDEAFMLEEEFDNRKMKSWSDRILVNIIMVIAILVVYYCVQLNATLRTLYLGTTEGRIILNVSSLLFAIGFYFNLKIEKFNH, from the coding sequence ATGCTAAATGAGCTTATAGAGTTATATGCGATAGCAACACTATCTTGGCCAATTTTCATCTTATTCATTATTATACTGGTTACAACCATCTTAATTGTTGGCATAGTTACCCTTAAATTGCCTATAGGATCAACTTTAAGTACCACTGTTAAGTCCATTAAAGGTGGCTTTAAAAAACTTGATAGAAAGGCTAATAGGAACCTTATAAGGATAGTACAGTCACAAATGAAGGACGATTATACACTTAAACTTAATTTCTTAGAGAATATGGACTTGACATTGGTTCAAAGAAGTAATATCAAGAAGTACGTGCCATTTGTAAATATCTATACACTTTTAATCCTTCAAGGTATTATATTTGTCAATATCTTTCCTAGAGTGTATAGCATCTTTCACTCTGTAATAACCGCCATACTTATTGGTGTACTAATATGTTTTCTACCAGTGGCCATATTAGATGGTATGGGCAGGTATAACTCCAATAGGATTAGATTATTAACAACGGATTTTCTATCGGTATTACACAGTTTCCTAGAAATACGAAGTGATTTGCTCTACGCAATGGAAAAATCCATTGATAATATACCAGAGCCTTTAAAAAGTTTCGTCATAGAATGTGTGGTCCAAATTAAAAACGGAGTGGATATAGAAGTTGCACTTGATCTGCTATCCTACAAAGTCAACATACGTCAGTTTTATAGTGTCGTCTTAAATCTAAAGCAAGCGGTGAAAAGTAAAGGAGATGTTTTAGAACTGGTCAGAAGATTAGAGGACGAGGCCTTTATGCTGGAAGAAGAATTTGACAACCGAAAGATGAAGAGTTGGTCAGACCGAATATTAGTTAACATCATCATGGTAATAGCCATTCTAGTTGTGTATTATTGCGTTCAACTAAATGCAACATTAAGAACTTTATATTTAGGTACCACAGAAGGAAGAATAATCTTGAATGTATCATCGTTGTTATTTGCAATTGGATTTTATTTTAATCTTAAAATAGAAAAATTTAACCATTAG